The Parabacteroides sp. AD58 genome includes a window with the following:
- the recQ gene encoding DNA helicase RecQ, with amino-acid sequence MAKKDKLTEALKKHFGFDTFKGNQKAIIENVLAGNDTFVLMPTGGGKSLCYQLPSLLMEGTAIVVSPLIALMKNQVDAMRNFSEEDGVAHFINSSLSKSAIDQVKEDILSGKTKLLYVAPESLTKEENVEFLRQVKISFYAVDEAHCISEWGHDFRPEYRRIRPIINEIGKRPLIALTATATPKVQHDIQKNLGMTDAAVFKSSFNRVNLYYEVRPKTNNVDRDIIKFIKANEGKSGIIYCLSRKKVEEFADILKANGIKALPYHAGMDSQVRSANQDAFLMEQVDVIVATIAFGMGIDKPDVRYVIHYDIPKSLEGYYQETGRAGRDGGEGHCLAFYSYKDLQKLEKFMQGKPVAEQEIGKQLLLETAAYAETSVCRRKVLLHYFGEEYPEDNCGNCDNCLNPKKQVEAKELLSAVLEVVSTLKEKFKTEYIINMLVGNETSEIQSYKHNELEIFGSGQDEDEKIWNAVIRQALIAGYLEKDIENYGLLKITPKGKEFMKEPVSFKITEDHEFEEEEEEIPVRGGASCAVDPVLYSMMKDLRKKLSKRLEVPPFVIFQDPSLEAMATTYPITLEELQNIPGVGAGKAKRYGAEFIALIKRHVEENEIERPEDLRVKTVANKSKLKVSIVQSIDRKVALDDIAVSKGLEFGELLDEVEAIVYSGTRINIDYFLNDVMDEDHIADIYEYFKDSETDDLEEAIEELGGDYTEEEIRLVRIKFLSEMAN; translated from the coding sequence ATGGCAAAAAAAGATAAATTAACAGAGGCATTGAAAAAGCACTTTGGTTTTGATACATTCAAGGGAAATCAAAAGGCAATTATAGAAAATGTACTGGCAGGTAATGACACATTTGTGTTGATGCCTACTGGTGGAGGTAAATCTTTGTGTTATCAGTTGCCTTCCTTGTTAATGGAAGGTACAGCAATCGTTGTCTCTCCTCTGATAGCCTTGATGAAGAATCAGGTAGATGCCATGCGTAATTTTAGTGAAGAAGATGGCGTTGCCCACTTTATCAATTCATCATTAAGCAAATCGGCCATTGATCAGGTTAAGGAAGATATATTATCGGGCAAGACAAAGTTGCTTTACGTAGCTCCTGAGTCGTTGACGAAAGAAGAAAATGTAGAATTTCTCCGTCAGGTTAAAATCTCATTTTATGCTGTCGATGAAGCCCATTGTATTTCAGAATGGGGTCACGACTTCCGCCCTGAATATCGCCGAATCCGTCCGATTATCAATGAAATCGGGAAACGCCCGCTTATTGCCTTGACAGCAACTGCAACTCCTAAAGTTCAGCATGACATTCAGAAGAATCTGGGAATGACAGATGCAGCCGTATTCAAATCATCCTTCAACCGCGTCAATCTTTACTATGAAGTTCGTCCGAAGACCAACAATGTGGATCGCGACATTATCAAATTCATCAAGGCAAATGAAGGGAAATCTGGTATCATTTATTGCCTGAGCCGCAAAAAGGTAGAAGAATTTGCCGACATTCTGAAAGCCAACGGCATCAAGGCACTGCCGTATCATGCAGGAATGGACTCACAAGTCCGGTCAGCCAACCAGGATGCCTTTCTGATGGAACAAGTTGATGTAATCGTTGCCACCATAGCCTTCGGAATGGGTATTGACAAACCGGATGTACGCTATGTAATCCATTATGATATTCCCAAAAGTTTGGAAGGATATTATCAGGAAACAGGACGTGCCGGCCGAGACGGTGGTGAAGGACACTGTTTGGCATTTTATTCATATAAAGACCTGCAAAAACTGGAAAAGTTCATGCAGGGAAAACCTGTTGCCGAACAAGAAATAGGTAAGCAATTATTATTGGAAACAGCGGCTTATGCAGAAACATCTGTTTGCCGCAGAAAAGTACTTCTCCATTATTTCGGAGAAGAATATCCGGAAGATAATTGTGGTAATTGTGATAATTGTTTGAATCCTAAAAAACAAGTGGAAGCTAAAGAATTATTGAGTGCTGTACTGGAAGTAGTCAGCACATTAAAAGAGAAATTTAAGACAGAATATATTATCAACATGCTGGTCGGAAACGAAACATCCGAAATCCAGTCATACAAACATAATGAACTGGAAATATTCGGCTCGGGCCAGGATGAAGATGAGAAAATCTGGAATGCAGTGATACGGCAGGCCTTAATTGCCGGCTATCTGGAAAAAGATATCGAGAACTACGGTCTGTTGAAAATCACACCTAAAGGAAAAGAATTCATGAAGGAACCGGTATCCTTCAAAATTACCGAGGATCATGAGTTTGAAGAAGAGGAAGAAGAAATACCAGTTCGTGGTGGAGCTTCTTGTGCCGTTGACCCTGTTCTTTATTCGATGATGAAGGATTTGAGAAAGAAATTATCAAAACGACTGGAAGTACCGCCTTTTGTTATCTTCCAAGATCCATCATTGGAAGCGATGGCGACAACCTACCCTATCACACTCGAAGAATTGCAAAACATTCCGGGTGTTGGTGCAGGTAAAGCCAAACGCTACGGAGCCGAATTTATCGCTCTGATCAAACGTCACGTAGAGGAAAATGAAATCGAACGGCCGGAAGACTTACGCGTCAAGACAGTTGCCAATAAATCCAAGCTGAAAGTATCAATTGTCCAGAGTATCGACCGAAAAGTAGCATTAGATGATATTGCTGTATCAAAAGGTCTCGAATTCGGAGAATTACTGGATGAAGTGGAAGCAATCGTATATTCAGGCACGCGCATCAATATTGATTATTTCCTGAATGATGTTATGGATGAAGACCATATTGCCGACATTTATGAATACTTCAAAGATTCAGAAACAGACGATCTGGAAGAAGCTATTGAAGAACTGGGCGGCGACTATACAGAAGAAGAGATTCGGTTAGTACGCATCAAGTTCCTTTCTGAAATGGCGAATTGA
- a CDS encoding peptidylprolyl isomerase: MKKVLLAVFLASFSWLTKAQDNVIDEIVWVVGDDAILRSDVEAQRLYLLNAGERLEGDPYCFIPEQMAIQKLYLNQAKIDSVEVPEAQVIQSVDQWINSAIGQIGSKEKVEEYFNKKISQIREERIEMTREQQIVQEMQKKLVGEIKLTPADVRKYYNQLPQDSLPNIPMTVEVQIITIEPKIPFEETDAIKARLREFTEQINEGKFEFSTLARMYSEDPGSAARGGELGFMSKTQLLPEFANVAFNLKDSKHISQIVQTEYGFHIIQLIEKRGDRINCRHILLKPEVSEKELQDATARMDSIYSNIMDKKFTFEEAATFLSYDKDTRNNKGLMVNSNYESSNMGTPRFELHELPQEVGKVVYNMKVGDISKPFRMTTKSQKEVIAIVKLRARTEAHKANLADDYQALKAIVENKKREELLDDWIRKQQKTTYVRISDGWRNCDFHFPGWVKE, from the coding sequence ATGAAAAAGGTTTTACTTGCAGTTTTTCTGGCTAGCTTTTCATGGTTGACAAAGGCGCAGGATAATGTGATTGATGAAATTGTGTGGGTAGTTGGTGATGACGCCATCTTACGTTCGGATGTTGAGGCTCAGCGTTTGTACCTGCTGAATGCCGGAGAACGTCTGGAGGGTGATCCTTATTGCTTTATCCCAGAACAAATGGCTATTCAGAAGCTTTATCTGAATCAGGCTAAAATTGATAGTGTGGAAGTTCCAGAAGCACAAGTTATTCAAAGCGTTGATCAATGGATCAACAGTGCTATCGGGCAAATCGGATCCAAAGAAAAGGTGGAAGAATACTTCAACAAAAAGATTTCTCAAATCCGGGAAGAACGTATCGAGATGACACGCGAACAGCAGATTGTACAAGAAATGCAGAAAAAGCTGGTTGGTGAGATTAAATTGACACCGGCTGATGTCCGTAAATATTATAATCAGCTGCCTCAAGACAGTCTTCCGAATATTCCGATGACAGTTGAAGTACAAATTATTACCATTGAACCGAAAATTCCATTCGAAGAAACAGATGCCATTAAAGCAAGGTTACGTGAATTTACTGAGCAAATCAATGAAGGCAAATTCGAATTCTCAACTTTGGCTCGTATGTATTCAGAAGACCCAGGGTCTGCAGCCAGAGGAGGTGAACTCGGTTTTATGAGCAAAACCCAGCTGTTGCCTGAGTTTGCGAACGTAGCCTTCAACTTAAAGGACTCCAAACATATTTCACAGATTGTACAGACTGAATACGGATTCCATATCATTCAGCTGATTGAAAAACGTGGTGACCGTATCAATTGCCGTCATATTCTATTGAAACCGGAAGTTTCAGAAAAAGAGTTACAAGACGCAACAGCACGTATGGACTCCATCTATTCAAACATCATGGATAAGAAATTTACCTTCGAAGAAGCGGCTACCTTCCTTTCGTATGATAAGGATACACGAAACAATAAAGGTTTGATGGTAAACTCGAATTATGAAAGTTCTAATATGGGAACGCCTCGATTTGAGTTACACGAATTGCCTCAGGAAGTTGGTAAGGTGGTTTATAACATGAAGGTCGGTGATATCTCAAAGCCTTTCCGCATGACAACAAAATCGCAGAAAGAAGTAATTGCCATTGTCAAATTACGGGCTCGTACAGAAGCACACAAAGCGAACTTAGCAGATGATTATCAAGCGTTGAAAGCCATTGTGGAAAACAAGAAAAGGGAAGAACTGCTGGATGACTGGATTCGAAAACAGCAAAAGACAACGTATGTGCGTATCAGCGATGGCTGGCGTAACTGTGACTTTCATTTTCCAGGTTGGGTAAAAGAATGA
- a CDS encoding peptidylprolyl isomerase, translating to MKKFFVSALLFAVTVSAYAHSAADTVAMTIAGKPVSIDEFLFTAKKNGETDLSDKKNLKAFVELFENYKLKVADAEAEGLDKTDSFKEELDKYRSQLISDYLSDRAGEEKVLSDEYARLNEVLDLTHILFFLPQQTVSKDTVAVYQQALAAYQRIQQGEDILKVGAELAKKDSAHVGYEQVRSFFPMRTVKAFEDYVYQMPEGAVSMPIRTKFGFHIVKLNRRISNPGRRQVSHILIPFAQDSVTRTEEETYKLAEEVYQKAVDGNDFAELAKKYSADKASAQKGGLLPVFGLGEMVAEFEQAAFAIKNPGDISQPVKTRFGYHIIKLEKNLGIQSFDEIKKSWYRQMSQGEWNFALHQSFDDRMKKEYNFVFHPEAYAELQAICNDYFPTDPKFFEQAKDLNKELMRIDTVSFAQNEFAAYIQRCPFSVKTYAGDFMKEVLDLCIHDVLSSMERKNLPTKYPEYKFLLNEYRDGTLLFAISNQKIWNKPAEEQAQLEADWIKELKEKYPVEVNWKALEKAVKK from the coding sequence ATGAAAAAGTTTTTTGTATCAGCGTTACTTTTTGCGGTAACAGTGTCAGCTTATGCGCACTCTGCAGCCGATACTGTTGCAATGACTATAGCAGGAAAGCCTGTTTCTATAGATGAATTCCTGTTTACAGCAAAGAAAAACGGCGAAACGGATTTATCCGACAAGAAAAATCTGAAAGCTTTCGTCGAATTATTTGAGAACTATAAATTAAAAGTGGCTGATGCCGAAGCTGAAGGCCTGGATAAAACAGACTCCTTCAAGGAAGAGCTGGACAAATATAGATCGCAGCTGATCTCTGATTATCTGTCAGACCGCGCTGGAGAAGAAAAAGTCTTATCCGACGAATACGCCCGCCTGAATGAAGTTCTTGACTTAACACATATATTATTCTTTTTGCCCCAACAGACTGTATCAAAAGATACAGTAGCTGTTTATCAACAGGCTTTAGCAGCATACCAACGTATTCAGCAAGGAGAAGATATTCTGAAAGTGGGAGCCGAATTAGCTAAGAAAGATTCAGCTCACGTCGGTTACGAACAAGTACGCAGCTTTTTCCCCATGCGTACAGTCAAAGCATTCGAAGATTATGTATATCAAATGCCGGAAGGAGCTGTTTCGATGCCAATCCGTACCAAATTCGGATTCCACATTGTTAAATTAAACCGGAGAATTTCTAATCCAGGCAGACGCCAGGTTTCACATATTCTAATTCCTTTTGCCCAAGATTCAGTTACACGTACTGAAGAGGAAACCTATAAACTGGCAGAAGAGGTTTACCAGAAAGCTGTCGACGGCAATGACTTTGCCGAATTAGCGAAAAAATATTCCGCCGACAAAGCTTCAGCCCAAAAAGGAGGTTTGCTTCCAGTTTTCGGATTAGGAGAAATGGTAGCAGAATTTGAACAGGCAGCTTTTGCCATTAAGAATCCTGGAGACATATCCCAACCTGTCAAAACCCGTTTCGGATATCACATCATCAAACTGGAAAAGAATTTAGGAATTCAGTCTTTTGATGAAATAAAGAAATCCTGGTACCGCCAAATGTCTCAAGGAGAATGGAACTTCGCCCTTCACCAGAGTTTTGACGACCGGATGAAGAAAGAATACAACTTTGTATTCCACCCAGAGGCTTATGCAGAGCTGCAGGCTATCTGCAATGATTATTTCCCTACAGATCCGAAATTCTTTGAACAGGCTAAAGATTTAAACAAAGAACTGATGCGGATAGATACAGTTAGCTTTGCGCAAAACGAATTCGCAGCCTATATCCAGCGTTGTCCGTTTTCTGTCAAAACCTATGCAGGTGATTTCATGAAAGAAGTATTGGATTTGTGTATCCATGATGTTCTTTCAAGCATGGAACGTAAAAATCTGCCGACAAAATATCCGGAATACAAGTTTCTACTAAACGAATACCGGGATGGAACTCTGTTGTTTGCCATCAGTAATCAGAAGATTTGGAATAAGCCGGCTGAAGAGCAAGCCCAACTGGAGGCAGACTGGATTAAAGAACTGAAAGAAAAATATCCGGTTGAAGTCAATTGGAAGGCTTTAGAGAAAGCTGTTAAAAAATAA
- a CDS encoding OstA-like protein, which yields MKLTRIVLYICILCACSWALKAQEQDSIPVKKTKVFLEHANTLSFDQDIKPDAQILVGDVCFRHDSSYMYCDSAYFYEKTNSLEAFSNVRMEQGDTLFVYGQYLYYDGNTQIARLRDLVRMENRQVTLFTDSLNYERIPNIGYYFEGGMIVDSLNQLSSFYGQYSPATKLAIFNDSVRLENPNFTLYSDTLHYNTESKISTILGPSVIVSDSGTIYSSKGWYDTVHNTSMLLDRSEIVSGNRFLTGDSIAYDREQGFGEVFGNMCIRDTLQKIMLQGEYGYYNEKTGFAFATDSARCLEYSQGDTLYLHADTLQMVTIDSTYREVKAYYGVRFYRTDIQGVCDSMQFNSRDSILYMYNDPILWNEQYQLYGDTILIYMADSTIDHAHVQQFAFAIQQVDTGYYNQLKGNDLKAYFNGQAVRQIDVSGNAESIFYPIEKDGSMVGLNATKSGYLTIWLKDNKLDKLKIWPSPQGTMTPIPDLKPDQKELKDFFWYDYLRPTSKDDIYVVRKKKVQDAPKRSNKFVHD from the coding sequence ATGAAACTAACAAGAATCGTATTATATATTTGTATATTATGTGCTTGTTCTTGGGCTTTAAAGGCCCAGGAACAAGATTCTATACCCGTTAAAAAGACAAAAGTCTTTTTGGAGCATGCCAATACGCTGTCATTTGATCAAGACATCAAACCAGACGCCCAAATACTGGTTGGCGATGTATGTTTCCGTCATGACAGTTCATATATGTATTGCGACAGTGCATACTTTTATGAGAAGACCAATTCACTGGAAGCTTTCAGCAATGTGCGGATGGAACAGGGCGACACACTTTTCGTATATGGACAATATCTGTATTATGATGGGAATACACAAATTGCCCGCCTACGAGACCTGGTCCGCATGGAGAACAGACAAGTGACCTTGTTTACTGACAGTTTGAACTACGAGCGTATACCCAACATAGGATATTATTTTGAAGGAGGAATGATTGTTGATTCGCTGAATCAACTTTCTTCTTTTTATGGGCAGTACAGTCCTGCTACCAAACTGGCCATCTTTAACGACAGTGTCAGATTGGAAAACCCCAACTTCACCCTATACTCTGATACACTTCATTATAATACGGAATCCAAGATTTCTACAATTTTGGGGCCTTCCGTCATTGTATCGGATAGCGGAACAATCTATTCATCGAAAGGATGGTATGATACCGTACATAATACATCCATGCTTCTTGACCGTTCTGAAATAGTTTCCGGAAACCGTTTTCTGACGGGCGATTCCATTGCTTATGACAGGGAACAAGGATTTGGTGAGGTATTCGGTAATATGTGTATCCGCGATACGCTTCAGAAGATTATGCTTCAAGGGGAATATGGTTATTATAATGAGAAAACCGGATTTGCCTTTGCTACCGATAGTGCCCGTTGTCTGGAATATTCACAAGGCGACACCCTCTATCTGCATGCAGATACCTTACAGATGGTTACAATCGACTCTACATACAGGGAAGTCAAAGCCTATTATGGCGTACGGTTCTACCGGACCGATATCCAAGGCGTATGCGATTCCATGCAGTTTAATTCGCGGGACTCTATATTATATATGTATAATGACCCCATTTTATGGAACGAGCAATATCAGCTTTATGGAGATACCATCCTGATCTATATGGCAGACAGTACGATCGATCATGCGCATGTGCAGCAGTTTGCCTTTGCCATCCAACAAGTTGATACGGGTTATTATAATCAGCTGAAGGGAAATGACTTGAAAGCCTATTTCAATGGGCAGGCTGTACGGCAAATAGATGTTTCGGGAAATGCTGAATCCATCTTCTATCCCATTGAGAAAGACGGAAGTATGGTCGGATTGAATGCTACGAAGAGTGGGTATCTTACAATCTGGTTGAAGGATAATAAACTCGACAAGCTGAAAATATGGCCAAGTCCTCAAGGGACTATGACTCCCATTCCTGACTTGAAACCCGACCAAAAAGAACTGAAGGACTTCTTCTGGTATGATTATTTGCGTCCAACAAGTAAAGATGATATTTACGTTGTGCGGAAAAAGAAGGTACAAGACGCACCTAAGCGTAGCAATAAATTCGTGCATGATTAA
- the clpX gene encoding ATP-dependent Clp protease ATP-binding subunit ClpX encodes MAKAGDTCTFCGRSSRDVELMINGISGCICNDCATQAYEIVKEQLGKKKSKLDLDRKDLPKPEDIKAFLDQYIIGQDEAKRYLSVSVYNHYKRLMQEETDDDVEIEKSNIIMVGSTGTGKTLLARTIAKLLHVPFAIVDATVLTQAGYVGEDIESILTRLLQAADYDVEAAERGIVFIDEIDKIARKGDNPSITRDVSGEGVQQGLLKLLEGSIVNVPPQGGRKHPEQKMIPVDTKNILFICGGAFDGIEKKIAQRLNTRVVGYAASKDTAQVDRNNMLKYITPTDLKSFGLIPEIIGRLPILTYLNPLDRTALRNILTEPKNSIIKQYIKLFAMDNIQLSFDEDVYEFVVDKALEFKLGARGLRSIVEAIMMDAMYSMPSENKTEFHVTLEYAKEQFAKSDVNRLQIAGEN; translated from the coding sequence ATGTAGAGTTGATGATCAACGGCATATCTGGATGTATTTGTAATGATTGCGCCACACAAGCGTATGAAATTGTAAAAGAGCAGCTGGGTAAGAAAAAATCAAAACTGGATTTAGACCGAAAAGATTTACCCAAACCGGAGGATATTAAGGCATTTCTTGACCAATACATCATAGGTCAGGATGAAGCCAAGCGTTATCTGTCGGTTTCTGTATACAATCATTACAAACGACTGATGCAGGAAGAGACGGATGACGATGTTGAAATAGAAAAGTCGAACATCATTATGGTCGGTTCAACAGGAACAGGAAAAACCTTACTGGCACGGACCATCGCCAAACTGTTGCATGTTCCTTTTGCTATTGTGGATGCTACCGTATTAACCCAGGCTGGTTATGTGGGAGAAGATATTGAAAGTATTCTGACGCGATTATTACAAGCGGCCGATTATGATGTGGAAGCGGCAGAACGTGGTATTGTTTTTATTGATGAGATTGATAAGATCGCACGTAAAGGAGATAATCCATCCATTACGCGTGATGTAAGTGGAGAAGGAGTTCAGCAAGGATTACTGAAGTTATTGGAAGGTTCGATCGTCAATGTTCCTCCACAGGGCGGAAGAAAACATCCGGAACAAAAAATGATTCCGGTTGATACAAAAAATATATTATTTATCTGTGGCGGTGCTTTTGACGGAATTGAAAAGAAAATAGCACAACGGTTGAATACCCGTGTTGTCGGATATGCCGCAAGCAAAGACACAGCCCAGGTAGACCGGAACAACATGTTGAAGTATATTACGCCTACTGATTTGAAGTCGTTTGGCTTAATACCCGAAATTATCGGGCGTCTGCCAATCCTGACTTACCTGAATCCGCTGGATCGGACAGCTTTACGTAATATTCTGACTGAGCCCAAGAACTCGATCATCAAACAATACATCAAATTGTTTGCCATGGATAATATCCAGCTTTCCTTTGATGAAGATGTGTACGAGTTCGTTGTAGACAAAGCCCTTGAGTTTAAGTTAGGGGCCCGTGGATTACGTTCGATCGTAGAAGCAATCATGATGGATGCCATGTATAGCATGCCATCAGAAAATAAGACTGAATTCCATGTGACATTGGAATATGCAAAAGAGCAATTTGCCAAGTCGGATGTAAATAGACTACAAATTGCCGGAGAAAATTAA
- a CDS encoding peptidyl-prolyl cis-trans isomerase, with translation MRTGFYIFFSLLLLGGCTQKGTTELKGVLVKVNERALTKDEVLAVLPKNMSSADSLLWAESYIKQWIKDGLVYDVALQNLDDDNRAEIDRLVDSYRRSLVRYRYQEQLIQERLSANITEEEKQKFYEENQDQFILDHSLVKGLFLKIPIDAPNLSEVKKWYRSTSESAIEKIEKYSVQNAMVYDYFYDKWVSFDEVSVNIPIKVTNETEFLRTHSFVETADSSYCYLLNIEEYIAKGKIAPFEYASKQISDMLVNQRKVQFLKNFEEELYNDAIRAGNVVFTKEMP, from the coding sequence ATGAGAACAGGTTTTTACATATTCTTTAGCTTGCTATTGCTTGGCGGTTGTACCCAAAAAGGAACTACCGAGCTCAAAGGAGTATTGGTGAAAGTGAATGAAAGAGCGCTGACTAAAGATGAAGTATTAGCTGTTCTCCCTAAAAATATGTCCTCGGCCGACAGCCTGCTATGGGCAGAAAGTTATATCAAACAATGGATAAAAGATGGCCTAGTATATGATGTAGCCCTTCAGAATCTGGATGATGACAATCGGGCTGAAATTGATCGCCTGGTAGATTCTTACAGACGCTCGTTAGTCAGGTACCGCTATCAAGAACAGTTAATACAGGAGCGGCTATCGGCAAATATAACCGAAGAAGAAAAGCAGAAGTTCTACGAAGAAAATCAAGATCAGTTTATTTTAGACCACAGTCTTGTTAAAGGACTATTTCTGAAGATACCAATCGACGCACCCAATCTGAGTGAAGTAAAAAAATGGTATCGTTCAACATCTGAATCAGCCATTGAGAAAATAGAAAAATACAGTGTGCAGAATGCTATGGTGTATGATTATTTCTATGACAAATGGGTCAGCTTTGACGAAGTTTCTGTTAACATTCCTATAAAAGTAACGAATGAGACAGAATTTTTGCGAACACATTCTTTTGTAGAAACAGCCGACAGCAGTTACTGCTATCTACTGAATATTGAAGAATATATTGCCAAAGGAAAAATTGCTCCGTTTGAATACGCCAGCAAGCAGATATCAGACATGCTTGTGAATCAGCGGAAGGTTCAATTTCTAAAAAATTTTGAAGAAGAATTATATAATGATGCAATTCGGGCTGGAAATGTGGTTTTTACCAAAGAAATGCCTTAA
- the mutL gene encoding DNA mismatch repair endonuclease MutL → MSDIIHLLPDSIANQIAAGEVIQRPASVVKELVENAIDAGATQIQILIKDAGKTLVQVIDNGKGMSETDARMAFERHATSKISKADDLFSLHTMGFRGEALASIAAVAQVELRTRQKGADLGTRLEIFGSQLQHIEEDACPEGSIFSVKNLFYNVPARRKFLKTNDTEFRNIITEFERIALVNPSVSMSLYHNDTEILNLPESGLRQRIMNVYGKNLNQKLLSIEAESSLVSISGFVGKPETAKKRGALQYFFVNGRFMKHPYFHKAVMQAYDQLIPAGEMPNYFIYFNLNPATIDVNIHPTKTEIKFENEQPIWQILLAAVRETLAKSSAIPMIDFDTEDSIDIPVYNPEKKISGNESPKVQIRSEYNPFKREATPSDTRPSFDWTELYQSFEADRSAVLPDEEVVEKKIGSATPIEKEIVEKPVQSAEEKVLFANTSVQPVTKPCFQYKNRYLVTTLKSGMAIIDQHRAHLQILFEQYQKSIRQQKAASQQMLFPAIVDFTPAEETILPLLLEDLSYSGFDLSNLGGGSYSINGIPDGMEGVDCVTLLKDIVAKAIDTGCKGNEEIGDMIAFSLASAQAIPAGKVLSAEEMDHLLASLFLCSNMNLTPDGKTILSMLTDDELDNRFH, encoded by the coding sequence ATGAGCGATATTATACATCTTCTGCCTGACAGCATAGCCAATCAGATTGCGGCTGGCGAAGTGATTCAGAGACCGGCTTCGGTTGTTAAGGAGCTGGTTGAGAATGCTATTGATGCCGGTGCCACACAAATCCAAATTCTGATCAAGGATGCAGGAAAGACATTGGTACAGGTTATCGACAACGGGAAAGGAATGTCGGAAACCGATGCCCGCATGGCATTTGAGCGTCATGCCACTTCCAAAATATCCAAAGCTGATGATCTGTTCTCCCTTCATACCATGGGTTTCCGTGGAGAAGCGTTGGCGTCGATCGCCGCTGTGGCACAAGTAGAACTCCGCACCCGCCAGAAAGGAGCCGATTTAGGAACGCGACTGGAAATCTTTGGTTCGCAATTACAACACATCGAAGAAGATGCTTGCCCGGAAGGAAGCATTTTCTCGGTCAAGAATCTCTTCTATAATGTACCGGCACGGCGTAAATTTCTGAAGACAAATGATACGGAATTCCGGAACATCATCACGGAGTTCGAACGTATAGCCTTGGTAAATCCATCGGTTTCCATGTCGCTGTATCATAATGATACCGAGATATTGAACCTGCCGGAATCCGGCCTTCGCCAACGGATTATGAATGTCTATGGGAAGAATCTGAACCAGAAACTGCTTTCAATAGAAGCTGAGAGTTCACTGGTATCTATCAGCGGTTTTGTAGGCAAACCGGAAACAGCCAAGAAACGGGGCGCTTTGCAATACTTCTTTGTTAACGGGCGTTTTATGAAGCATCCGTATTTTCACAAAGCGGTTATGCAAGCCTACGATCAATTAATTCCTGCCGGAGAAATGCCTAATTACTTCATCTACTTCAACCTGAACCCGGCTACGATCGATGTCAATATACATCCGACCAAGACGGAAATCAAATTTGAGAACGAGCAGCCGATCTGGCAAATCCTGCTGGCTGCTGTCCGGGAAACATTGGCTAAGTCGAGTGCAATCCCAATGATAGACTTTGACACAGAAGATTCCATTGACATTCCGGTTTATAACCCGGAAAAGAAGATCAGTGGGAATGAATCCCCCAAGGTGCAAATCCGTTCGGAATACAATCCATTCAAGCGGGAAGCAACGCCTTCAGATACACGTCCGTCATTCGATTGGACGGAACTGTATCAAAGCTTTGAAGCGGACCGCTCGGCCGTACTTCCTGATGAAGAAGTCGTAGAGAAGAAAATAGGCAGTGCCACTCCTATAGAAAAAGAGATTGTCGAAAAGCCGGTTCAATCTGCCGAAGAAAAGGTTTTGTTTGCCAACACATCGGTACAACCGGTTACCAAACCTTGTTTCCAATACAAGAACCGGTATTTGGTAACAACTTTGAAGTCGGGTATGGCGATTATCGATCAGCATAGAGCTCATCTGCAAATTCTGTTCGAGCAATACCAGAAATCCATTCGCCAACAGAAAGCCGCTTCGCAGCAGATGTTATTTCCGGCGATTGTCGATTTCACACCGGCCGAAGAAACTATTTTGCCTCTTCTGTTAGAAGACCTCTCCTATTCAGGTTTCGATCTGAGTAATTTAGGAGGCGGAAGTTACTCCATCAACGGAATACCCGACGGCATGGAAGGTGTGGACTGTGTTACGCTGCTAAAAGACATAGTAGCAAAGGCCATTGATACCGGTTGCAAAGGAAATGAAGAGATTGGTGATATGATTGCCTTTTCCTTGGCTTCTGCCCAAGCTATTCCGGCCGGGAAAGTACTCTCTGCGGAAGAAATGGATCATCTGCTGGCTTCTCTTTTCCTCTGCTCCAACATGAATCTGACACCCGACGGAAAGACCATTCTTTCCATGCTGACTGACGACGAACTGGATAATCGTTTCCACTAA